One segment of Acidimicrobiales bacterium DNA contains the following:
- a CDS encoding acyl-CoA dehydrogenase family protein, with amino-acid sequence MTDLAARPADAVSDPDQVRVAEAARTLVADHPPATTAPEEFLGAQFDTGLAWVHFDEGHGGLGVRPELQRVVQEALRGTGAPNPMARNPIGHGMGAPTVHAHGSAAQRERYLRPLFTGEEVWCQMFSEPGAGSDVASLATKAERDGDEWVVNGQKVWTTLAHLSRWGMLVARTHPDQPKHKGLTYFVVDMHAPGVEVRPLYQITGEAEFNEVYFTDVRIPDSERLGEVGEGWRVAITTLMNERVSIGGGIPAKGTGVVELAVKAWRDAGSPGGPARDELVRLWTRSEVLRLTSWRASQTRVAGTPGPEGSIGKLAMAELNKAITEFAVGVSGPQGMLLPGGYPMARPERTLDLSTVQKAFLRCRANSIEGGTTEIMKNILGERVLGLPGDVRVDKDKPWTDVPR; translated from the coding sequence ATGACCGACCTGGCCGCCCGCCCCGCCGACGCCGTGTCCGACCCCGACCAGGTCCGGGTGGCCGAGGCGGCCCGGACGCTGGTGGCCGACCACCCGCCGGCCACCACCGCCCCCGAGGAGTTCCTGGGGGCCCAGTTCGACACGGGGCTGGCCTGGGTCCACTTCGACGAGGGCCACGGCGGCCTGGGGGTGCGGCCCGAGCTCCAGCGGGTGGTGCAGGAGGCCCTGCGGGGCACCGGCGCCCCCAACCCGATGGCCCGCAACCCCATCGGCCACGGCATGGGCGCCCCCACCGTCCACGCCCACGGCTCGGCGGCCCAGCGGGAGCGCTACCTCCGGCCCCTGTTCACCGGGGAGGAGGTGTGGTGCCAGATGTTCAGCGAGCCCGGGGCCGGCAGCGACGTGGCCAGCCTGGCCACCAAGGCCGAGCGCGACGGCGACGAGTGGGTGGTCAACGGCCAGAAGGTGTGGACCACGCTGGCCCACCTGTCCCGCTGGGGGATGCTGGTGGCCCGCACCCACCCCGACCAGCCCAAGCACAAGGGCCTGACCTACTTCGTGGTCGACATGCACGCCCCCGGCGTCGAGGTCCGCCCGCTGTACCAGATCACCGGCGAGGCCGAGTTCAACGAGGTGTACTTCACCGACGTCCGCATCCCCGACAGCGAGCGGCTGGGGGAGGTGGGCGAGGGCTGGCGGGTGGCCATCACCACCCTCATGAACGAGCGGGTGTCCATCGGCGGGGGCATCCCCGCCAAGGGCACCGGGGTCGTCGAGCTGGCCGTGAAGGCCTGGCGCGACGCCGGGTCGCCGGGCGGGCCGGCCCGCGACGAGCTGGTCCGGCTGTGGACCCGGTCCGAGGTGCTGCGCCTCACCAGCTGGCGGGCCTCCCAGACCCGGGTCGCCGGCACCCCCGGGCCCGAGGGCTCCATCGGCAAGTTGGCCATGGCCGAGCTCAACAAGGCCATCACCGAGTTCGCGGTGGGCGTCTCCGGCCCCCAGGGCATGCTGCTGCCCGGCGGCTACCCCATGGCCCGGCCCGAGCGCACCCTGGACCTGTCCACCGTCCAGAAGGCGTTCCTGCGCTGCCGGGCCAACTCCATCGAGGGCGGCACCACCGAGATCATGAAGAACATCCTGGGCGAACGGGTCCTGGGCCTGCCCGGCGACGTGCGGGTCGACAAGGACAAGCCCTGGACCGACGTGCCCCGCTGA
- a CDS encoding histidine phosphatase family protein: protein MELLLVRHGLPLRVETPGTPADPPLAGAGRVQAEALAHHWAPRVDAVWTSPMLRAVQTAAPLVGRLGVEPTVDDDLAEMDRDQHHYIPLEELRAHGPGWAEAVALWVGPEGEEMRRDLRRRVAAAVDRVVAAHRGQRVAVVCHGGVINAALADVLGLGATLFFEPAYTSVSRVVASSSGARQLITVNETWHLDRGAG from the coding sequence ATGGAGCTCCTGCTGGTCCGCCACGGCCTCCCCCTACGGGTGGAGACGCCGGGCACGCCCGCCGACCCGCCCCTGGCCGGGGCCGGGCGGGTCCAGGCCGAGGCCCTGGCCCACCACTGGGCCCCCCGGGTCGACGCGGTGTGGACCAGCCCCATGCTGCGGGCCGTGCAGACGGCGGCGCCGCTGGTGGGCCGCCTGGGGGTGGAGCCCACCGTGGACGACGACCTGGCCGAGATGGACCGTGACCAGCACCACTACATCCCCCTGGAGGAGCTGCGGGCCCACGGCCCCGGGTGGGCCGAGGCGGTGGCCCTGTGGGTGGGGCCCGAGGGTGAGGAGATGCGCCGGGACCTGCGGCGCCGGGTGGCCGCCGCCGTCGACCGGGTGGTGGCCGCCCACCGGGGCCAGCGGGTGGCCGTGGTGTGCCACGGCGGGGTCATCAACGCCGCCCTGGCCGACGTGCTGGGCCTGGGGGCCACGCTGTTCTTCGAGCCGGCCTACACCAGCGTGAGCCGGGTGGTGGCCAGCAGCAGCGGGGCCCGCCAGCTCATCACCGTCAACGAGACCTGGCACCTCGACCGGGGGGCCGGCTGA
- a CDS encoding Flp family type IVb pilin, protein MLSTQWDFVTSYVRARFGDSEKGASLVEYALLVALIAVVCIVAISFLGGQGEDKFNEIGSSIGG, encoded by the coding sequence ATGCTCAGCACCCAGTGGGACTTCGTGACCAGCTACGTCCGGGCTCGCTTCGGCGACTCCGAGAAGGGTGCCTCCCTCGTGGAGTACGCGCTGCTCGTGGCCCTGATCGCCGTCGTCTGCATCGTCGCCATCAGCTTCCTGGGCGGCCAGGGGGAGGACAAGTTCAACGAGATCGGCTCCTCGATCGGCGGCTGA
- a CDS encoding glycerophosphodiester phosphodiesterase yields the protein MGSTWPFLDHPGPLAFAHRGAHRPDGPGENTMAAFAAAVDLGYRYLETDVHLTADGVVVAFHDDRLDRVTDRTGVLSDLPWSEVREARVGPGGDPVPRLDELLATWPEVKVNIDPKHDRVVEPLARVVAEAEATARVCCGSFSDARLARLRQLLGPELCTSLGPKGTAKLAGATLGSPLRGMAAPCAQVPTHVSRARLVTPRFVRTAHTLDLQVHVWTVDDPVVMAELLDMGVDGIMTDRADLLKDVLVARGQWA from the coding sequence GTGGGCAGCACCTGGCCGTTCCTCGACCACCCCGGGCCCCTGGCCTTCGCCCACCGCGGGGCCCACCGCCCCGACGGGCCGGGCGAGAACACCATGGCCGCCTTCGCCGCCGCCGTCGACCTGGGCTACCGCTACCTGGAGACCGACGTCCACCTCACCGCCGATGGCGTGGTGGTGGCCTTCCACGACGACCGGCTGGACCGGGTCACGGACCGGACCGGGGTCCTGTCCGACCTGCCCTGGTCCGAGGTCCGGGAGGCCCGGGTCGGGCCCGGGGGCGACCCCGTCCCCCGCCTGGACGAGCTGCTGGCCACCTGGCCGGAGGTCAAGGTCAACATCGACCCCAAGCACGACCGGGTGGTCGAGCCCCTGGCCCGGGTCGTCGCCGAGGCCGAGGCCACCGCCCGGGTGTGCTGCGGCTCCTTCTCGGATGCCCGACTGGCCCGCCTGCGCCAGCTCCTGGGGCCGGAGCTGTGCACCTCCCTCGGCCCCAAGGGCACGGCCAAGCTGGCCGGCGCCACCCTCGGGTCCCCCCTCCGGGGCATGGCCGCCCCCTGCGCCCAGGTCCCCACCCACGTGTCGCGGGCCCGGCTGGTGACCCCCCGCTTCGTCCGCACCGCCCACACCCTCGACCTCCAGGTCCACGTGTGGACGGTGGACGACCCGGTGGTCATGGCCGAGCTGCTGGACATGGGGGTCGACGGGATCATGACCGACCGGGCCGACCTCCTGAAGGACGTCCTGGTGGCCCGGGGCCAGTGGGCCTGA
- a CDS encoding Flp family type IVb pilin, whose protein sequence is MLTQWNFVTSYVRARFGDTEKGASLVEYALLVALIAVVCIVAISFLGGQGEDKFNEIGSSIGG, encoded by the coding sequence ATGCTCACCCAGTGGAACTTCGTGACCAGCTACGTCCGGGCTCGCTTCGGCGACACCGAGAAGGGCGCCTCCCTCGTGGAGTACGCGCTGCTCGTGGCCCTGATCGCCGTCGTCTGCATCGTCGCCATCAGCTTCCTGGGCGGCCAGGGCGAGGACAAGTTCAACGAGATCGGCTCCTCGATCGGGGGCTGA